One Gadus chalcogrammus isolate NIFS_2021 chromosome 22, NIFS_Gcha_1.0, whole genome shotgun sequence genomic window carries:
- the fndc5b gene encoding fibronectin type III domain-containing protein 5 yields the protein MAQRSSSARALLLLLSGLLMVASVKADTLLSAPLNVTIRDLEGNSAVVTWEILDGDPVIGFSVTQQKRDVRMLRLIQEVNTTTRSCVLWDLDEDTEYIVHVQSLSAEGSSPPSEALVFRTPRESEKMASKSPDENGMEGYDQTAQLRAGELIIIVVVLVMWAGVIVLFCRQYDIIKDNEPSNNKDKAKNSSECSTPEHPQGGLLRSNV from the exons ATGGCTCAACGAAGCTCTTCTGCTcgggcgctgctgctgctgctgtccggGCTTCTCATGGTGGCGTCCGTCAAAGCCG acaccCTGCTCTCAGCACCGCTGAATGTGACCATCAGAGACCTGGAGGGGAACTCTGCCGTGGTCACATGGGAGATCCTGGACGGAGATCCTGTCATTGGATTCTCGGTTACACAACAG aagagGGACGTGCGCATGCTGAGGCTAATCCAGGAGGTGAACACCACCACGCGCTCCTGCGTGCTGTGGGACCTGGACGAGGACACCGAGTACATCGTCCACGTGCAGAGCCTCAGCGCGGAGggcagcagcccccccagcgAGGCCCTCGTCTTCCGGACCCCCCGGGAGTCCGAGAAGATGGCCTCCAAGAGCCCCG atgagaATGGAATGGAGGGGTACGATCAGACAGCCCAGCTGAGAGCAGGAGAGCTGATCATCATCGTGGTGGTACTGGTCATGTGGGCAG GTGTGATCGTCCTGTTCTGCCGGCAGTATGACATCATCAAAGACAACGAGCCCAGCAACAATAAGGACAAAGCCAAGAACTCGTCAGAGTGCAGTACCCCGGAGCACCCACAGGGGGGGCTGCTGCGTAGCAACGTCTGa
- the ldlrap1a gene encoding low density lipoprotein receptor adapter protein 1a — MDAIRSAGRAIIRSPSMAKQSWSAGRHKKLPENWTDTRETILGGMTFNLRHLGMTLVDQPKGEELSAAAVKRIVVTAKASGKKPPKVSLKVSPQGIVLHDRLTSRLLDTISIYRISYCTADKLHEKVFAYIAQNTQNGTLECHAYLCSKRKEAQAVTLTVAQAFKLAFELWQVAKEEKEQRVKSGSEGEDSNSSQSQRSSSVGSLKDTDVPTEKLLDFGERVVDVHTPLEKDNNNDGPGAEMGEDLDEAFSRLAVSRTNPQVLDVGVTPQDWLLEPDWDVAGGDDASGTSPPVDMLLSF; from the exons ATGGATGCCATTCGGTCCGCGGGGAGAGCCATCATCCGAAGCCCAAGCATGGCGAAACAATCCTGGAGCGCCGGTAGACACAAAA agcTCCCAGAGAACTGGACAGACACACGGGAGACCATCCTGGGAGGCATGACCTTTAACCTCCGGCACCTGGGCATGACCCTTGTGGACCAGCCCAAGGGGGAGGAGCTGTCAGCCGCCGCCGTGAAGCGCATCGTGGTAACG GCCAAAGCCAGTGGGAAGAAGCCCCCAAAGGTTTCCCTCAAGGTCTCCCCTCAGGGAATCGTCCTCCACGACAGACTCACCAGCCGCCTCCTAGACACCATCTCTATTtacag GATATCTTACTGCACAGCGGACAAGCTTCATGAGAAGGTGTTTGCCTACATCGCCCAGAACACACAGAACGGGACCCTGGAATGTCACGCTTACCTGTGCTCCAAGAGGAAAGAG gCCCAGGCTGTGACCCTCACCGTAGCCCAGGCGTTTAAGCTAGCTTTCGAGCTCTGGCAAGTGGCCAAAGAAG AGAAGGAACAGAGGGTGAAGTCTGGTTCGGAAGGGGAGGACAGCAACAGTTCCCAGTCTCAGAGATCTAGCAGTGTGGGAAGCCTGAAGGACACGG ACGTTCCTACAGAGAAGCTTCTGGACTTTGGAGAGCGGGTTGTGGACGTCCACACGCCCCTGGAGAAGGACAACAACAACGACGGGCCTGGCGCG GAAATGGGGGAGGATTTGGATGAAGCGTTCTCGAG ACTGGCAGTGTCTCGTACTAACCCTCAGGTCTTGGACGTTGGGGTGACGCCCCAGGATTGGCTGCTGGAGCCCGACTGGGATGTAGCCGGTGGAGACGACGCCAGTGGAACCAGCCCCCCCGTGGACATGCTGCTCAGCTTCTGA